A window of the Gemmatimonadota bacterium genome harbors these coding sequences:
- a CDS encoding DUF3810 domain-containing protein, which translates to MVSRVEVKAAPPIPLIRRFAGIALGVLGWVGFLALSYSPALAELFAGTGPIPELRRGLSLLSGIIAFSLAELFVAAVLVRQLVGGAKGLRRLLSGEIGFARSVGAGTLRLAQDAGIVLFLFYLLWGAQYARPGLEARLEIETAGEVSSAELHRLALRAVETSNLLYREIHGSEDAGEPTSAQPISSASRALDEAWARVQQEFRFHPLVAKDFGAPKAFLASRMVKPFGIAGMHFPFTGEALVLGDLPAVIQGIDLGHEMAHQRGFAREDEANVLGFLVARASDDPVARYGAYVFLQRQLLSALQSVSPSEARELARSRDPGVTRDLEDLRAYWEPTQGVARAAATRANDVMLRSHGIPEGVSSYQGSVWVLIALARARGEEVLFPPPPAPAVSQAPKI; encoded by the coding sequence GTGGTATCGCGAGTGGAGGTGAAGGCGGCGCCGCCCATCCCCCTTATCCGGCGATTCGCGGGGATCGCGCTCGGTGTCCTGGGGTGGGTGGGCTTCCTCGCCCTCAGCTATTCTCCCGCTCTCGCCGAGCTGTTCGCTGGCACGGGACCGATTCCCGAGCTCCGGCGGGGGCTCTCGCTCCTTTCCGGGATCATCGCGTTTTCGCTCGCCGAGCTCTTCGTCGCGGCGGTTCTCGTCCGCCAGCTCGTCGGTGGCGCGAAGGGGCTTCGGAGGCTCCTCTCGGGTGAAATCGGGTTCGCCCGTTCCGTGGGGGCCGGAACGCTGCGCCTCGCGCAGGACGCCGGGATCGTCCTCTTCCTCTTCTACCTCCTTTGGGGAGCCCAGTACGCGCGCCCCGGACTCGAGGCCCGCTTGGAGATCGAGACCGCGGGAGAGGTGAGCTCGGCCGAGCTGCACCGGCTTGCGCTCAGAGCGGTGGAGACCTCGAATCTCCTCTACCGCGAGATTCACGGCTCCGAGGACGCGGGCGAACCGACCTCCGCGCAGCCGATTTCATCGGCGAGCCGAGCCCTCGACGAGGCCTGGGCACGGGTTCAGCAAGAATTCCGATTCCATCCGCTGGTCGCGAAGGATTTTGGTGCGCCCAAGGCGTTCCTCGCTTCACGCATGGTGAAGCCCTTCGGGATCGCGGGGATGCACTTCCCATTCACCGGAGAAGCCCTCGTCCTCGGGGACCTTCCCGCCGTCATCCAGGGAATCGATTTAGGGCACGAAATGGCGCACCAGCGGGGATTCGCCAGGGAGGACGAAGCAAATGTGCTCGGTTTCCTCGTCGCCCGGGCATCCGACGATCCCGTCGCCCGTTATGGAGCCTACGTCTTTCTCCAGCGACAGCTCCTCTCCGCGCTCCAGAGTGTCTCCCCGTCGGAGGCGCGGGAGCTCGCTAGAAGCCGGGATCCCGGGGTCACGCGAGACCTCGAGGACCTACGGGCGTATTGGGAGCCCACGCAGGGTGTCGCCCGCGCCGCGGCGACGCGCGCCAACGACGTCATGCTCAGGTCCCACGGGATTCCCGAGGGGGTTTCGAGTTATCAGGGGAGCGTCTGGGTTCTCATCGCCCTCGCACGAGCGCGAGGAGAGGAGGTCCTCTTTCCCCCTCCCCCCGCGCCCGCGGTGTCCCAGGCGCCGAAAATCTGA
- the gyrB gene encoding DNA topoisomerase (ATP-hydrolyzing) subunit B, producing MADKAEKKAKDSEYTSGKIQVLKGLEAVRKRPGMYIGSTSGRGLHHLVYEVVDNSIDEAMAGFCTKVEVTIHEDNSVTVVDDGRGIPVDIHPTENISGVELAMTILHAGGKFDKESYKVSGGLHGVGVSVVNALSERLDVEVWRDGGRWTQSFARGVKQTELNKIGSSKGSGTKVTFKPDTEIFTELVYNFETLSSRLRELGFLNRGLRIVIRDERANDPREEEYRFEGGLSEYVEYLRSTRTPVHDKVFYFETSRPEAEIELALQYDTGFSENTHTFVNNINTHEGGTHLTGLKAALTRTINDYAKKNNLLKKADESLSGDDVREGLTCVLSVRVMEPQFEGQTKTKLGNSEVRGAVEAAVNEQLAIWLDENPKSARSIIEKSLQAARAREAARKARDLARKKNALEGGILPGKLADCSLSDASMTEIFIVEGDSAGGSAKQGRDRSFQAILPIKGKILNVERARIDRVLGNEEIRAMITAIGTGIRDDFDLEGARYHKIIIMTDADVDGAHIRTLLLTFFFRQMRELIEAGYVYIAQPPLYRVAKGKEALYAYSEEQREEVVKRLTNGKGDEAKGLNVQRYKGLGEMNPDQLWNTTMDPSSRTIFQVTMESAAAADLIFSRLMGDEVEPRREFIEKNARYVKNLDV from the coding sequence ATGGCCGACAAAGCAGAAAAAAAGGCGAAAGACTCCGAGTACACATCCGGGAAAATCCAGGTCCTGAAGGGGCTGGAGGCGGTCCGGAAACGTCCCGGCATGTACATCGGATCCACCTCGGGGCGGGGCCTGCACCACCTCGTGTACGAGGTCGTGGACAACTCGATCGACGAGGCCATGGCCGGCTTTTGCACGAAGGTCGAAGTCACCATCCATGAGGACAATTCAGTCACCGTCGTGGACGACGGCCGCGGGATCCCCGTGGACATCCATCCCACCGAAAATATCTCGGGGGTGGAGCTCGCGATGACGATCCTCCACGCGGGCGGGAAGTTCGATAAGGAGAGCTACAAGGTGTCCGGCGGGCTCCACGGCGTGGGCGTGAGCGTCGTGAACGCCCTCTCCGAACGCCTCGACGTCGAAGTCTGGCGCGACGGGGGCCGCTGGACGCAGTCCTTCGCACGCGGCGTGAAACAGACCGAGCTCAATAAAATCGGAAGCTCGAAGGGGAGCGGGACGAAGGTCACCTTCAAGCCCGACACCGAAATCTTCACGGAGCTCGTCTACAACTTCGAAACGCTCTCTTCCCGGCTCAGGGAGCTCGGCTTCCTGAACCGCGGCCTCAGGATCGTCATCAGGGACGAGCGCGCTAACGATCCCAGAGAAGAAGAGTACCGATTCGAAGGCGGTCTCTCCGAGTACGTGGAATATCTTCGTTCCACCCGAACCCCGGTCCACGACAAGGTATTCTATTTCGAGACCTCCCGGCCGGAGGCCGAGATCGAGCTAGCCCTCCAATACGACACGGGCTTCTCAGAAAACACGCACACCTTCGTGAACAACATCAATACCCACGAAGGGGGGACTCACCTCACCGGTCTCAAGGCGGCGCTCACCCGCACGATCAACGACTACGCGAAGAAGAACAATCTCCTGAAGAAGGCCGACGAGTCGCTTTCCGGCGACGATGTCCGTGAGGGGCTTACCTGCGTCCTCTCTGTGCGGGTGATGGAACCGCAGTTCGAGGGGCAGACGAAAACGAAGCTCGGGAATTCCGAAGTCCGGGGCGCGGTCGAGGCGGCGGTCAACGAGCAACTCGCGATCTGGCTGGACGAGAATCCCAAGTCGGCGCGCTCCATCATCGAAAAGTCGCTCCAGGCGGCCCGCGCCCGCGAGGCGGCACGGAAGGCCCGCGACCTAGCGCGAAAAAAAAATGCGCTCGAGGGGGGAATCCTCCCTGGAAAACTCGCCGACTGCTCGCTCAGCGACGCCTCGATGACGGAGATCTTCATCGTCGAGGGAGACAGCGCCGGCGGGAGCGCAAAGCAGGGGCGCGACCGATCCTTCCAGGCCATCCTCCCCATCAAGGGGAAGATCCTGAACGTCGAGCGCGCGCGGATCGACAGGGTCCTGGGGAACGAAGAGATCCGGGCGATGATCACCGCGATCGGGACCGGCATACGGGACGACTTCGACCTCGAAGGCGCACGTTACCACAAGATCATCATCATGACCGACGCGGACGTGGACGGTGCCCACATCCGCACTCTCCTCCTGACTTTTTTCTTCCGCCAGATGAGAGAGCTGATCGAGGCCGGGTACGTGTACATCGCCCAACCGCCCCTCTACCGGGTCGCAAAAGGGAAGGAGGCGCTGTACGCATACTCCGAGGAGCAGCGCGAAGAGGTCGTCAAGCGCCTCACCAACGGAAAAGGGGACGAGGCGAAGGGTTTGAATGTCCAGCGCTACAAGGGGCTGGGTGAAATGAACCCCGACCAGCTCTGGAATACCACGATGGATCCTTCGTCGCGTACGATCTTCCAGGTCACGATGGAAAGCGCCGCGGCTGCGGACCTCATCTTCTCCCGCCTCATGGGCGACGAGGTAGAGCCCCGCCGCGAGTTCATCGAAAAAAACGCTCGCTATGTGAAGAACCTGGACGTCTGA
- a CDS encoding enoyl-CoA hydratase, whose amino-acid sequence MSDQVLVERQGAVLDVRLNRPEKRNALTVEMYAALADALEGAERDPELRVVLLSGEGPAFSAGNDLKDFLARPPHPESAPTNRFLESLATGTKPIVAAVHGFAVGIGTTLLLHCDLVYAAEETRFHLPFVPLGLVPEAGSSLLLPERIGPARAAEMLLLAEPLTAEAALDAGLVTRVFPAASLLEEARRLAERLAALPPEAVRETRALLRSGRDVVRHRMRLEARVFGERLRSEEARRAMEAFFQKK is encoded by the coding sequence ATGAGCGACCAGGTCCTTGTGGAGCGCCAGGGTGCGGTCCTCGATGTCCGTCTCAATCGGCCCGAAAAGCGGAACGCGTTGACCGTCGAAATGTACGCGGCTCTGGCTGACGCCCTCGAAGGGGCGGAGCGGGATCCGGAGCTGAGGGTGGTTCTCCTCTCCGGGGAAGGGCCCGCGTTCAGCGCCGGGAACGACCTCAAGGACTTCCTCGCGCGCCCGCCCCACCCCGAAAGCGCCCCCACGAATCGCTTCCTCGAGTCGCTGGCGACCGGGACGAAACCGATCGTCGCCGCCGTTCATGGATTCGCGGTCGGGATCGGGACGACACTGCTTCTCCACTGCGATCTTGTGTACGCCGCCGAGGAGACCCGATTCCACCTTCCCTTCGTCCCCCTGGGGCTCGTGCCGGAAGCGGGATCGAGCCTCCTCCTTCCGGAGCGAATCGGGCCCGCACGGGCGGCGGAGATGCTCCTTCTGGCGGAGCCTCTCACGGCCGAAGCGGCCCTGGACGCGGGGCTGGTCACACGCGTATTTCCAGCGGCTTCACTCCTGGAAGAGGCGCGACGACTCGCCGAACGGCTCGCCGCCCTCCCACCGGAGGCGGTGCGGGAGACGAGGGCCCTTTTGCGCTCCGGGCGCGATGTGGTCCGCCACCGGATGCGGCTGGAGGCGCGCGTCTTCGGAGAGCGGCTCCGCTCCGAGGAAGCGCGTCGGGCCATGGAGGCCTTCTTCCAGAAGAAGTAA
- a CDS encoding M28 family peptidase: MRLLSPPFRSTIAVTLALSGSCVGGVSPEGELAGRESALASPGGEVFRPAPTASDSLTAVERDRLLADVAILAHDSMEGRRAGSEGIQRARRYLVAELAARGIAPMDGRFERSFRFPTGGGEVEAVNLLGVVRGTEHPDEFIVVTAHYDHLGIREGEIFNGADDNASGTAALLALAARFAAEPPRHSFLFALLDAEEMGLRGAREFIADPPTPLATVLLNVNLDMVSRSELGELYAAGTHHYPFLAPLVADVAGTSGARVLLGHDTPDLPSGDDWTLASDHGPFHEAGIPFLYFGVEDHAGYHAPSDDFEGITPAFFVQAVETILDFVRLADARGSEIRAASGRARP; this comes from the coding sequence ATGCGGCTCCTCTCACCTCCCTTCCGATCAACCATCGCGGTCACCCTCGCGCTTTCCGGTTCGTGCGTGGGTGGCGTTTCCCCGGAAGGTGAGCTCGCCGGCCGGGAAAGTGCCCTCGCCTCGCCCGGCGGGGAGGTTTTCCGTCCGGCCCCCACCGCCTCGGACTCGCTCACGGCCGTCGAGCGGGATCGCCTCCTTGCCGACGTCGCCATCCTCGCCCACGACTCGATGGAGGGGCGGCGGGCCGGAAGCGAGGGGATCCAGCGCGCCCGCCGCTACCTCGTCGCCGAGCTCGCGGCTCGCGGGATCGCTCCGATGGATGGGAGATTCGAACGTTCGTTCCGCTTCCCGACCGGCGGCGGGGAGGTCGAGGCGGTCAACCTCCTCGGGGTGGTGCGCGGGACCGAGCATCCAGACGAGTTCATCGTCGTCACGGCGCACTACGATCACCTCGGGATCCGGGAAGGAGAGATTTTCAACGGCGCGGACGACAACGCCTCCGGGACGGCCGCGCTCCTCGCCCTCGCGGCGCGCTTCGCGGCCGAGCCCCCGCGTCACTCCTTCCTCTTCGCCCTCCTCGACGCCGAGGAAATGGGGCTTCGGGGTGCCCGCGAGTTCATCGCCGATCCGCCGACCCCGCTCGCCACGGTCCTCCTGAACGTCAATCTCGACATGGTGAGCCGGAGCGAGCTGGGGGAGTTGTACGCGGCCGGTACCCACCACTATCCCTTCCTCGCCCCGCTCGTGGCGGACGTGGCCGGCACTTCCGGGGCGCGCGTCCTCCTCGGGCACGACACACCGGATCTCCCTTCGGGGGACGACTGGACCCTCGCCTCCGACCATGGGCCGTTTCACGAGGCGGGAATCCCCTTCCTCTACTTCGGGGTCGAGGACCACGCCGGGTATCATGCCCCGTCGGACGACTTCGAGGGGATCACTCCCGCCTTCTTCGTCCAAGCTGTGGAGACGATACTCGATTTCGTCCGGCTCGCGGACGCGCGGGGCTCGGAGATCCGGGCCGCTTCGGGGAGGGCCCGCCCCTGA
- a CDS encoding aminopeptidase P family protein, whose product MKRLTQPISNALFLLWFIFPLPAAAQIAPEEYAGRRESLAEVVQNGLVLGMGSAEPPQDYISFFQNSPFRYLTGFTEPNAALVMLVRNGQIEREILFVNPRAPADETWEGYRVGPEGARAATGIAGRSVDELTEVLDSLLASGWSSVSVAGPYAPSAEIKNDVTQRVQGLLGGRNGVEVQSVSGAVSQLRGVKSEAEIALLLRATAITIQAHDEIMGALGPGMNEFEIQALLEYTFRRYGAERPAFSSIVGSGRNSTVLHYNANDRYMETGDVVVVDIGASYGGYAADVTRTFPVRGRFTDAQREIYQLVRDAQAAAEAIARPGVTQAQMSQVATSVLARGLTGLGLIEGPNATYDEAGGQQVPQYFLYYMHALGHGIGLDVHDPWPSTLEAGVPFTIEPGIYVRPNLFTEVLPDTPRNRALRDAVAPAFQRYVNIGVRIEDDYLITEGGVEWISPGPREIEEIEAGMARPWTAPEGRNADWVEWYREWR is encoded by the coding sequence GTGAAGCGACTGACGCAGCCGATTTCGAACGCCCTTTTCCTTCTCTGGTTTATTTTTCCCCTCCCCGCGGCGGCACAGATCGCTCCGGAGGAATATGCCGGGAGGCGGGAATCACTCGCCGAGGTCGTGCAGAACGGTCTCGTTCTGGGGATGGGGAGCGCGGAACCGCCACAGGACTACATCTCCTTTTTCCAGAACTCTCCTTTCCGGTATCTCACCGGGTTCACCGAGCCGAACGCGGCCCTGGTCATGCTCGTGCGAAACGGGCAGATCGAACGCGAGATTCTTTTCGTGAACCCCCGGGCGCCCGCCGACGAGACCTGGGAGGGATACCGCGTGGGACCCGAGGGCGCGCGGGCGGCCACGGGAATCGCCGGCCGGAGCGTGGACGAGCTCACGGAAGTCCTGGATTCTCTCCTCGCATCGGGGTGGTCGTCGGTGAGCGTGGCCGGACCATACGCGCCGTCCGCGGAGATCAAAAACGACGTGACGCAACGGGTCCAGGGGCTCCTCGGAGGTCGGAACGGGGTCGAGGTCCAATCGGTTTCCGGGGCGGTAAGTCAACTCCGCGGAGTGAAGTCCGAGGCGGAGATCGCACTCCTCCTCCGCGCGACCGCGATCACCATCCAGGCGCATGATGAAATCATGGGCGCCCTCGGGCCGGGCATGAACGAGTTCGAGATCCAGGCCCTTCTCGAGTACACCTTCCGCCGCTACGGGGCAGAGCGGCCGGCCTTTTCCTCCATCGTGGGCTCGGGGCGCAATTCGACCGTCCTCCACTACAACGCGAACGACCGATACATGGAAACGGGAGACGTCGTCGTCGTGGACATCGGCGCGAGTTACGGGGGGTATGCCGCCGACGTCACGAGAACCTTCCCCGTGCGCGGGCGTTTTACCGACGCTCAGCGGGAGATCTACCAGCTCGTCCGGGACGCTCAGGCGGCGGCCGAGGCGATCGCGCGTCCCGGTGTCACCCAGGCGCAGATGTCGCAGGTGGCCACGAGCGTTCTCGCCCGCGGCCTGACCGGGCTCGGCCTGATCGAGGGGCCCAACGCGACCTACGATGAGGCGGGCGGGCAGCAGGTTCCCCAGTACTTCCTCTATTATATGCACGCCCTGGGACATGGGATCGGCCTGGATGTACACGATCCCTGGCCCTCCACTTTGGAGGCGGGTGTTCCCTTCACGATCGAACCCGGGATTTATGTCCGCCCCAACCTCTTCACCGAAGTGCTTCCCGATACGCCGCGAAATCGCGCCCTACGGGACGCCGTCGCCCCGGCTTTCCAGCGGTACGTGAACATCGGGGTCCGGATCGAGGACGATTACCTGATCACCGAAGGCGGGGTGGAGTGGATCTCTCCGGGTCCGAGGGAGATCGAGGAGATCGAAGCGGGAATGGCCCGGCCCTGGACCGCGCCGGAGGGGCGCAACGCGGACTGGGTGGAGTGGTATCGCGAGTGGAGGTGA
- the recF gene encoding DNA replication and repair protein RecF (All proteins in this family for which functions are known are DNA-binding proteins that assist the filamentation of RecA onto DNA for the initiation of recombination or recombinational repair.), with amino-acid sequence MRLIRLELTGYRNLRDQRLEFPPGGVAIVGANAQGKTNLLEAIHYLETFRSFRGARDEQLVRFGEDTFRVEGTVGGKGWRAPVAPSPEPEIHPGVVATLSAAFRASTREKRVRVDGEIVPRIAGAIGGLGSVLFTPDDVRLVSDGPAGRRRFLDIVLSLNDRSYLAALQRFRQALAQRSAALRRGENPGAVAAWNGALVESGSRVTAGRSAWILASNPGFRAYSAEVSGGVGSTMRYESSIPGACDGAGEHELTERYSRTLQGAAEQERRHRTTLVGPHRDELRFTIEGEGAGSDARDYGSGGQQRTVALALRLVEADTARRSRGGEPILLLDDVFAELDEDRSRRLLQLFDRLSPGQVILTAPKERDVSFRSDLLPRWSMREGVVSE; translated from the coding sequence ATGCGTCTGATCCGACTGGAGCTCACAGGCTACCGAAACCTCCGCGACCAGCGGCTCGAGTTCCCTCCCGGAGGGGTGGCGATCGTCGGCGCGAACGCGCAGGGTAAGACGAATCTCCTCGAAGCGATCCATTATCTCGAGACCTTTCGATCCTTCCGCGGGGCCCGCGACGAACAACTCGTCCGTTTCGGCGAGGACACCTTCAGAGTCGAGGGGACGGTCGGCGGGAAGGGGTGGAGGGCCCCGGTCGCGCCCTCCCCCGAGCCGGAGATCCATCCTGGGGTCGTGGCGACCCTCAGCGCCGCGTTTCGCGCGAGCACGCGGGAGAAACGGGTGCGTGTGGATGGGGAGATCGTTCCTCGGATCGCCGGCGCGATCGGGGGGCTCGGGAGCGTCCTCTTCACCCCCGACGACGTCCGTCTGGTGAGCGACGGTCCGGCCGGGCGGCGGCGTTTCCTCGACATCGTCCTATCGTTGAATGATCGGAGCTACCTCGCCGCGCTACAACGCTTCCGCCAGGCGCTGGCCCAACGGAGTGCCGCGCTTCGGCGCGGTGAGAACCCGGGAGCGGTGGCGGCCTGGAACGGCGCGCTGGTCGAGTCGGGGAGTCGCGTCACGGCGGGAAGGTCCGCGTGGATCCTGGCCTCCAACCCCGGGTTTCGCGCGTACTCGGCCGAGGTGTCGGGAGGAGTAGGAAGCACCATGCGTTACGAATCGAGCATTCCCGGCGCGTGTGACGGGGCGGGGGAGCACGAGCTGACGGAGCGGTACTCGCGCACGCTCCAGGGCGCCGCCGAACAAGAGCGTCGCCACCGGACCACGCTCGTCGGACCCCACCGGGACGAGCTTCGTTTCACGATCGAAGGGGAGGGAGCGGGGAGCGACGCACGGGACTACGGGTCCGGCGGCCAGCAGCGGACGGTCGCGCTCGCCCTTCGCCTCGTGGAGGCCGACACGGCCCGCCGGAGCCGGGGGGGCGAGCCCATTCTCCTTCTGGACGATGTCTTCGCGGAGCTCGATGAGGATCGCTCCAGGCGCCTTCTCCAGCTCTTCGACCGGCTCTCTCCCGGACAGGTCATCCTTACGGCCCCGAAGGAGCGTGACGTTTCCTTCCGGAGCGACCTCCTCCCCCGCTGGTCCATGCGGGAGGGGGTCGTGTCGGAGTGA
- the ssb gene encoding single-stranded DNA-binding protein, translating into MARSLNKVMLIGNLGADPEVRTTPSGAKVAKLSLATNRTFQDRSGQQQEKTEWHRVTFFGKLADIVEQYTSKGDRLYIEGRLEYSQTGEGDDKKYWTDIVAQEMVMLGSGGAEGGSGASTGRGGFRASPPADSGSNLSEPDDDLPF; encoded by the coding sequence ATGGCGCGATCCCTCAACAAGGTCATGCTCATCGGAAACCTCGGCGCGGACCCAGAAGTCCGCACCACCCCGTCGGGTGCGAAGGTCGCCAAGCTCTCCCTCGCCACCAATCGCACCTTTCAGGATCGGTCGGGACAACAGCAGGAGAAGACGGAGTGGCACCGGGTGACCTTCTTCGGCAAGCTCGCAGACATCGTGGAGCAATACACCTCGAAGGGTGATCGGCTTTACATCGAGGGACGGCTCGAATACAGCCAGACAGGAGAGGGCGACGACAAGAAGTACTGGACGGATATCGTCGCGCAGGAGATGGTGATGCTCGGATCGGGTGGTGCCGAAGGGGGAAGCGGAGCGAGCACAGGGCGAGGTGGATTCCGCGCTTCACCACCCGCCGACTCCGGAAGCAACCTCTCCGAGCCGGACGACGACCTCCCGTTTTAG
- a CDS encoding DUF721 domain-containing protein translates to MSDRNAREGEGPKRTGPEVTSHRVGDVLGGLLRRLGLAEGVARQDAVRRWDTVVGERIAAVTEATGVSGETLFVRVASSAWMSELNLMRHEILRRLNAGQSEGRVERVVFTLWEKPPAPSPGEGDRG, encoded by the coding sequence GTGAGTGATCGCAACGCGAGGGAGGGGGAAGGTCCGAAACGTACGGGCCCGGAGGTCACCTCGCACCGGGTCGGGGACGTCCTCGGCGGACTCCTTCGGCGGCTCGGCCTGGCCGAGGGGGTCGCCCGCCAGGACGCCGTGCGCCGATGGGACACGGTGGTCGGCGAGCGGATCGCCGCCGTCACAGAGGCCACCGGCGTCTCGGGCGAGACGCTCTTCGTCCGGGTGGCGTCGAGCGCCTGGATGTCCGAGCTGAACCTGATGCGCCATGAAATCCTCCGGCGCCTCAATGCAGGCCAGTCGGAAGGCCGGGTCGAACGAGTCGTCTTCACCCTTTGGGAGAAGCCACCGGCCCCCTCCCCTGGGGAGGGCGATCGAGGGTGA